A window of the Oscillospiraceae bacterium genome harbors these coding sequences:
- the thiS gene encoding sulfur carrier protein ThiS translates to MKIQVNGNDVTLDTAPTIQELLVLQKAEMPDYVSVQVNDDFVPRAEFGTRHVADGDTVEFLYFMGGGQCEVHE, encoded by the coding sequence ATGAAAATTCAGGTAAACGGAAATGATGTCACACTGGACACAGCCCCTACTATACAGGAACTGCTGGTCCTGCAAAAAGCGGAAATGCCCGATTATGTTAGCGTGCAGGTCAATGACGACTTTGTTCCGCGTGCAGAGTTTGGCACACGGCACGTCGCCGACGGTGACACTGTAGAATTTCTTTACTTTATGGGGGGCGGGCAGTGTGAAGTTCACGAATGA